The following are encoded in a window of Hypomesus transpacificus isolate Combined female unplaced genomic scaffold, fHypTra1 scaffold_31, whole genome shotgun sequence genomic DNA:
- the adamtsl2 gene encoding ADAMTS-like protein 2 isoform X2: MRFWTWEQCGEVSLVLLGFLTLVLSVGNLSARGQEEGVASNSLEDDQEGNTYWWGEWAKWTACTRTCGGGVMSQERHCLKQRKKAATGRDNVTCTGIARKYILCNTKDCPSSGRSFREEQCWSFNSQLYNGRNYHWKPLYPDDYVHISSNPCDLHCTTADGQRQLMVPARDGTSCKYSDYRGVCVDGRCEPIGCDGVLFSPNTLDKCGVCQGDGSSCSRVTGSFRRGATTLGYSFITQIPEGSWDIQIIERKKSADVLAVTDQAGNFFFNGAYKVDTPQNFHAAGTIFKYRRPMDVYETGIEYIVAKGPIDQPVNILVWNQNGRIPYITYEYTILRESLSPVPPPPLYTGQDGATAAGASVEVGAMVVAPNGSVGDKTQVLKQGGPSAGEDEGPKGQETNEVYVEAAAIDCHQDGPTPPQYTANSSQTGSSTLQEEVPDSQNLIWRVLLGERIGPDELLINISTNQLLTDGEGVFLSEVGPLDMEYVNLESGRRFPFNRTVGEFSLGRRRNDTGDFFFQNRTVLTVLRSGNRTNRTRGNQKFLQKNFKLSAADMYRWKLSAQEPCSMTCSIGVSKSLAMCVRYDGVEVDDMYCDALTRPEPVHDFCIGRECQPRWEASSWSECSRTCGEGFQFRLVRCWKMLSPGLDSSVYSDLCTLAELERPPERRPCKSPTCGPQWEVAEWTECPAKCGLRGVVAREVRCSDDTKPCDSITRPPNAKNCTGPPCERQWTVSEWGPCSGSCGQGKMVRHVYCKTPEGRVVPESQCSPENKPLAIHPCGDKDCAPHWLNQDWERCNTTCGRGVKQRIVLCAGISGGKFKTFDEEECGASERPEEENTCFERPCFKWYTTPWSECTKTCGVGVRMRDVKCYEGREIVRGCDPLTKPVAKQTCALQPCPTEPPDESCQDRPTTNCSLALKVNLCSHWYYSKACCYSCRAQRSS; this comes from the exons ATGAGGTTCTGGACGTGGGAGCAATGCGGTGAGGTCAGTCTGGTGCTGCTGGGATTCCTGACTCTGGTTCTGTCCGTAGGAAACCTGTCTGCCAGGGGGCAG gaggagggtgtggcCTCGAACAGCCTGGAGGATGACCAGGAGGGGAACACCTACTGGTGGGGGGAGTGGGCCAAATGGACCGCCTGCACGCGCACTTGCGGAGGGGGGGTCATGTCCCAGGAGAGGCACTGTCTCAAACAGAG AAAGAAAGCAGCCACTGGTAGGGACAATGTGACCTGCACAGGTATTGCACGGAAATACATCCTCTGTAACACCAAG gaCTGCCCTTCATCTGGGAGGAGCTTCAGAGAGGAGCAGTGCTGGTCCTTCAACTCACAGCTCTACAATGGCAGGAACTACCACTGGAAACCCCTGTATCCGG ACGACTACGTTCACATCTCCAGTAACCCCTGCGACCTCCACTGCACCACGGCCGACGGGCAGCGCCAGCTCATGGTGCCGGCGCGCGACGGCACTTCCTGCAAGTACAGCGACTAccgaggggtgtgtgtggacggCAGGTGTGAG CCGATTGGATGCGACGGAGTACTGTTCTCGCCCAACACCCTGGATAAGTGTGGAGTTTGTCAGGGCGACgggagcagctgcagcagggtCACCGGAAGCTTCCGCCGCGGGGCCACTACTTTGG GTTACTCCTTTATCACCCAGATCCCTGAGGGCTCCTGGGACATCCAGATCATCGAGAGGAAAAAGTCAGCTGATGTTTTGG CTGTGACTGACCAGGCAGGGAACTTCTTCTTCAACGGGGCCTACAAGGTGGACACCCCCCAGAACTTCCATGCAGCGGGAACCATCTTCAAGTATCGCCGGCCCATGGATGTATATGAGACTGGGATTGAATACATTGTGGCCAAGGGCCCCATTGACCAGCCTGTCAATATTCTG GTGTGGAACCAGAACGGCCGCATCCCCTACATCACCTACGAGTACACCATTCTCCGGGAGTCGCTGTCGCccgtccccccgccccccctctacACGGGCCAGGACGGCGCCACAGCGGCGGGGGCCTCGGTGGAGGTGGGGGCCATGGTGGTGGCACCCAACGGCAGTGTGGGTGACAAGACCCAGGTGCTGAAGCAGGGGGGCCCCAGCGCTGGCGAGGACGAGGGGCCGAAGGGACAGGAAACCAACGAGGTGTATGTGGAGGCCGCTGCCATCGACTGTCATCAGGACGGACCAACCCCGCCTCAGTACACAG CCAACAGCAGCCAAACAGGATCTTCCACCCTCCAGGAGGAGGTGCCAGACTCTCAGAACCTCATCTGGAGGGTCCTGCTGGGCGAGCGCATTGGTCCGGACGAGCTGCTCATCAACATTTCCACCAATCAGCTCCTGACGGACGGCGAGGGGGTGTTTCTGTCCGAAGTGGGTCCTCTAGACATGGAGTACGTCAACCTGGAGAGCGGGCGACGCTTCCCCTTCAACAGGACCGTGGGGGAGTTCAGTCTGGGCCGCCGGCGCAACGACACCGGGGACTTTTTCTTCCAGAACAGGACGGTTCTCACGGTCCTGAGGAGTGGGAATCGCACCAACCGAACCAG GGGGAATCAGAAGTTCCTGCAGAAGAACTTCAAGCTGAGCGCGGCAGACATGTACCGCTGGAAACTGTCTGCTCAAGAGCCTTGCAGCATGACCTGTTCCATAG GGGTTTCTAAGTCCCTGGCTATGTGTGTACGCTACGATGGTGTGGAGGTAGACGACATGTACTGTGATGCCCTGACCAGACCTGAACCTGTCCATGACTTCTGCATCGGGAGGGAATGCCAGCCCAG GTGGGAGGCCAGCAGCTGGAGTGAGTGCTCCCGGACCTGTGGTGAGGGCTTCCAGTTCAGGCTGGTGCGCTGCTGGAAGATGCTCTCCCCTGGCCTGGACAGCTCTGTGTACAGTGACCTCTGCACGCTGGCTGAACTGGAGCGCCCCCCGGAGCGCAGGCCCTGCAAGAGCCCCACCTGCGGACCACAGTGGGAGGTGGCCGAGTGGACGGAG TGTCCGGCTAAGTGTGGCCTCAGGGGGGTGGTCGCGCGGGAAGTCAGGTGTTCAGATGACACGAAGCCATGTGACTCCATAACCCGCCCCCCCAACGCCAAAAACTGCACGGGTCCGCCATGTGAACGCCAGTGGACCGTGTCTGAATGGGGACCT TGCTCGGGGTCGTGCGGCCAGGGGAAGATGGTTCGCCACGTGTACTGTAAGACCCCAGAGGGACGGGTGGTCCCTGAGTCCCAGTGCTCCCCGGAAAACAAGCCCCTCGCCATCCACCCCTGTGGGGACAAGGACTGTGCCCCCCACTGGCTCAACCAGGactgggagagg TGCAACACCACATGCGGCCGCGGGGTGAAGCAGAGGATCGTGCTGTGCGCCGGCATCTCCGGCGGAAAGTTCAAGACCTTCGACGAGGAGGAGTGCGGTGCCAGTGAAAGACCCGAGGAGGAGAACACCTGTTTCGAGAGGCCGTGTTTCAAGTGGTACACCACACCCTGGTCCGAG TGCACCAAAACCTGCGGGGTGGGCGTCAGGATGAGGGACGTGAAGTGCTACGAGGGCCGGGAGATCGTCCGAGGGTGCGATCCCCTCACCAAGCCGGTGGCCAAACAAACCTGCGCCCTGCAGCCCTGTCCCACTGAGCCCCCAG ATGAGAGCTGTCAGGACCGTCCCACCACGAACTGCTCCCTGGCCCTGAAGGTGAACCTGTGTAGCCACTGGTACTACAGCAAGGCCTGCTGCTACTCCTGCAGGGCCCAGCGCTCCTCCTAG
- the adamtsl2 gene encoding ADAMTS-like protein 2 isoform X3: MDRLHAHLRRGGHVPGEALSQTEKAATGRDNVTCTGIARKYILCNTKDCPSSGRSFREEQCWSFNSQLYNGRNYHWKPLYPDDYVHISSNPCDLHCTTADGQRQLMVPARDGTSCKYSDYRGVCVDGRCEPIGCDGVLFSPNTLDKCGVCQGDGSSCSRVTGSFRRGATTLGYSFITQIPEGSWDIQIIERKKSADVLAVTDQAGNFFFNGAYKVDTPQNFHAAGTIFKYRRPMDVYETGIEYIVAKGPIDQPVNILVWNQNGRIPYITYEYTILRESLSPVPPPPLYTGQDGATAAGASVEVGAMVVAPNGSVGDKTQVLKQGGPSAGEDEGPKGQETNEVYVEAAAIDCHQDGPTPPQYTEANSSQTGSSTLQEEVPDSQNLIWRVLLGERIGPDELLINISTNQLLTDGEGVFLSEVGPLDMEYVNLESGRRFPFNRTVGEFSLGRRRNDTGDFFFQNRTVLTVLRSGNRTNRTRGNQKFLQKNFKLSAADMYRWKLSAQEPCSMTCSIGVSKSLAMCVRYDGVEVDDMYCDALTRPEPVHDFCIGRECQPRWEASSWSECSRTCGEGFQFRLVRCWKMLSPGLDSSVYSDLCTLAELERPPERRPCKSPTCGPQWEVAEWTECPAKCGLRGVVAREVRCSDDTKPCDSITRPPNAKNCTGPPCERQWTVSEWGPCSGSCGQGKMVRHVYCKTPEGRVVPESQCSPENKPLAIHPCGDKDCAPHWLNQDWERCNTTCGRGVKQRIVLCAGISGGKFKTFDEEECGASERPEEENTCFERPCFKWYTTPWSECTKTCGVGVRMRDVKCYEGREIVRGCDPLTKPVAKQTCALQPCPTEPPDESCQDRPTTNCSLALKVNLCSHWYYSKACCYSCRAQRSS, from the exons ATGGACCGCCTGCACGCGCACTTGCGGAGGGGGGGTCATGTCCCAGGAGAGGCACTGTCTCAAACAGAG AAAGCAGCCACTGGTAGGGACAATGTGACCTGCACAGGTATTGCACGGAAATACATCCTCTGTAACACCAAG gaCTGCCCTTCATCTGGGAGGAGCTTCAGAGAGGAGCAGTGCTGGTCCTTCAACTCACAGCTCTACAATGGCAGGAACTACCACTGGAAACCCCTGTATCCGG ACGACTACGTTCACATCTCCAGTAACCCCTGCGACCTCCACTGCACCACGGCCGACGGGCAGCGCCAGCTCATGGTGCCGGCGCGCGACGGCACTTCCTGCAAGTACAGCGACTAccgaggggtgtgtgtggacggCAGGTGTGAG CCGATTGGATGCGACGGAGTACTGTTCTCGCCCAACACCCTGGATAAGTGTGGAGTTTGTCAGGGCGACgggagcagctgcagcagggtCACCGGAAGCTTCCGCCGCGGGGCCACTACTTTGG GTTACTCCTTTATCACCCAGATCCCTGAGGGCTCCTGGGACATCCAGATCATCGAGAGGAAAAAGTCAGCTGATGTTTTGG CTGTGACTGACCAGGCAGGGAACTTCTTCTTCAACGGGGCCTACAAGGTGGACACCCCCCAGAACTTCCATGCAGCGGGAACCATCTTCAAGTATCGCCGGCCCATGGATGTATATGAGACTGGGATTGAATACATTGTGGCCAAGGGCCCCATTGACCAGCCTGTCAATATTCTG GTGTGGAACCAGAACGGCCGCATCCCCTACATCACCTACGAGTACACCATTCTCCGGGAGTCGCTGTCGCccgtccccccgccccccctctacACGGGCCAGGACGGCGCCACAGCGGCGGGGGCCTCGGTGGAGGTGGGGGCCATGGTGGTGGCACCCAACGGCAGTGTGGGTGACAAGACCCAGGTGCTGAAGCAGGGGGGCCCCAGCGCTGGCGAGGACGAGGGGCCGAAGGGACAGGAAACCAACGAGGTGTATGTGGAGGCCGCTGCCATCGACTGTCATCAGGACGGACCAACCCCGCCTCAGTACACAG AAGCCAACAGCAGCCAAACAGGATCTTCCACCCTCCAGGAGGAGGTGCCAGACTCTCAGAACCTCATCTGGAGGGTCCTGCTGGGCGAGCGCATTGGTCCGGACGAGCTGCTCATCAACATTTCCACCAATCAGCTCCTGACGGACGGCGAGGGGGTGTTTCTGTCCGAAGTGGGTCCTCTAGACATGGAGTACGTCAACCTGGAGAGCGGGCGACGCTTCCCCTTCAACAGGACCGTGGGGGAGTTCAGTCTGGGCCGCCGGCGCAACGACACCGGGGACTTTTTCTTCCAGAACAGGACGGTTCTCACGGTCCTGAGGAGTGGGAATCGCACCAACCGAACCAG GGGGAATCAGAAGTTCCTGCAGAAGAACTTCAAGCTGAGCGCGGCAGACATGTACCGCTGGAAACTGTCTGCTCAAGAGCCTTGCAGCATGACCTGTTCCATAG GGGTTTCTAAGTCCCTGGCTATGTGTGTACGCTACGATGGTGTGGAGGTAGACGACATGTACTGTGATGCCCTGACCAGACCTGAACCTGTCCATGACTTCTGCATCGGGAGGGAATGCCAGCCCAG GTGGGAGGCCAGCAGCTGGAGTGAGTGCTCCCGGACCTGTGGTGAGGGCTTCCAGTTCAGGCTGGTGCGCTGCTGGAAGATGCTCTCCCCTGGCCTGGACAGCTCTGTGTACAGTGACCTCTGCACGCTGGCTGAACTGGAGCGCCCCCCGGAGCGCAGGCCCTGCAAGAGCCCCACCTGCGGACCACAGTGGGAGGTGGCCGAGTGGACGGAG TGTCCGGCTAAGTGTGGCCTCAGGGGGGTGGTCGCGCGGGAAGTCAGGTGTTCAGATGACACGAAGCCATGTGACTCCATAACCCGCCCCCCCAACGCCAAAAACTGCACGGGTCCGCCATGTGAACGCCAGTGGACCGTGTCTGAATGGGGACCT TGCTCGGGGTCGTGCGGCCAGGGGAAGATGGTTCGCCACGTGTACTGTAAGACCCCAGAGGGACGGGTGGTCCCTGAGTCCCAGTGCTCCCCGGAAAACAAGCCCCTCGCCATCCACCCCTGTGGGGACAAGGACTGTGCCCCCCACTGGCTCAACCAGGactgggagagg TGCAACACCACATGCGGCCGCGGGGTGAAGCAGAGGATCGTGCTGTGCGCCGGCATCTCCGGCGGAAAGTTCAAGACCTTCGACGAGGAGGAGTGCGGTGCCAGTGAAAGACCCGAGGAGGAGAACACCTGTTTCGAGAGGCCGTGTTTCAAGTGGTACACCACACCCTGGTCCGAG TGCACCAAAACCTGCGGGGTGGGCGTCAGGATGAGGGACGTGAAGTGCTACGAGGGCCGGGAGATCGTCCGAGGGTGCGATCCCCTCACCAAGCCGGTGGCCAAACAAACCTGCGCCCTGCAGCCCTGTCCCACTGAGCCCCCAG ATGAGAGCTGTCAGGACCGTCCCACCACGAACTGCTCCCTGGCCCTGAAGGTGAACCTGTGTAGCCACTGGTACTACAGCAAGGCCTGCTGCTACTCCTGCAGGGCCCAGCGCTCCTCCTAG
- the adamtsl2 gene encoding ADAMTS-like protein 2 isoform X1 — protein sequence MRFWTWEQCGEVSLVLLGFLTLVLSVGNLSARGQEEGVASNSLEDDQEGNTYWWGEWAKWTACTRTCGGGVMSQERHCLKQRKKAATGRDNVTCTGIARKYILCNTKDCPSSGRSFREEQCWSFNSQLYNGRNYHWKPLYPDDYVHISSNPCDLHCTTADGQRQLMVPARDGTSCKYSDYRGVCVDGRCEPIGCDGVLFSPNTLDKCGVCQGDGSSCSRVTGSFRRGATTLGYSFITQIPEGSWDIQIIERKKSADVLAVTDQAGNFFFNGAYKVDTPQNFHAAGTIFKYRRPMDVYETGIEYIVAKGPIDQPVNILVWNQNGRIPYITYEYTILRESLSPVPPPPLYTGQDGATAAGASVEVGAMVVAPNGSVGDKTQVLKQGGPSAGEDEGPKGQETNEVYVEAAAIDCHQDGPTPPQYTEANSSQTGSSTLQEEVPDSQNLIWRVLLGERIGPDELLINISTNQLLTDGEGVFLSEVGPLDMEYVNLESGRRFPFNRTVGEFSLGRRRNDTGDFFFQNRTVLTVLRSGNRTNRTRGNQKFLQKNFKLSAADMYRWKLSAQEPCSMTCSIGVSKSLAMCVRYDGVEVDDMYCDALTRPEPVHDFCIGRECQPRWEASSWSECSRTCGEGFQFRLVRCWKMLSPGLDSSVYSDLCTLAELERPPERRPCKSPTCGPQWEVAEWTECPAKCGLRGVVAREVRCSDDTKPCDSITRPPNAKNCTGPPCERQWTVSEWGPCSGSCGQGKMVRHVYCKTPEGRVVPESQCSPENKPLAIHPCGDKDCAPHWLNQDWERCNTTCGRGVKQRIVLCAGISGGKFKTFDEEECGASERPEEENTCFERPCFKWYTTPWSECTKTCGVGVRMRDVKCYEGREIVRGCDPLTKPVAKQTCALQPCPTEPPDESCQDRPTTNCSLALKVNLCSHWYYSKACCYSCRAQRSS from the exons ATGAGGTTCTGGACGTGGGAGCAATGCGGTGAGGTCAGTCTGGTGCTGCTGGGATTCCTGACTCTGGTTCTGTCCGTAGGAAACCTGTCTGCCAGGGGGCAG gaggagggtgtggcCTCGAACAGCCTGGAGGATGACCAGGAGGGGAACACCTACTGGTGGGGGGAGTGGGCCAAATGGACCGCCTGCACGCGCACTTGCGGAGGGGGGGTCATGTCCCAGGAGAGGCACTGTCTCAAACAGAG AAAGAAAGCAGCCACTGGTAGGGACAATGTGACCTGCACAGGTATTGCACGGAAATACATCCTCTGTAACACCAAG gaCTGCCCTTCATCTGGGAGGAGCTTCAGAGAGGAGCAGTGCTGGTCCTTCAACTCACAGCTCTACAATGGCAGGAACTACCACTGGAAACCCCTGTATCCGG ACGACTACGTTCACATCTCCAGTAACCCCTGCGACCTCCACTGCACCACGGCCGACGGGCAGCGCCAGCTCATGGTGCCGGCGCGCGACGGCACTTCCTGCAAGTACAGCGACTAccgaggggtgtgtgtggacggCAGGTGTGAG CCGATTGGATGCGACGGAGTACTGTTCTCGCCCAACACCCTGGATAAGTGTGGAGTTTGTCAGGGCGACgggagcagctgcagcagggtCACCGGAAGCTTCCGCCGCGGGGCCACTACTTTGG GTTACTCCTTTATCACCCAGATCCCTGAGGGCTCCTGGGACATCCAGATCATCGAGAGGAAAAAGTCAGCTGATGTTTTGG CTGTGACTGACCAGGCAGGGAACTTCTTCTTCAACGGGGCCTACAAGGTGGACACCCCCCAGAACTTCCATGCAGCGGGAACCATCTTCAAGTATCGCCGGCCCATGGATGTATATGAGACTGGGATTGAATACATTGTGGCCAAGGGCCCCATTGACCAGCCTGTCAATATTCTG GTGTGGAACCAGAACGGCCGCATCCCCTACATCACCTACGAGTACACCATTCTCCGGGAGTCGCTGTCGCccgtccccccgccccccctctacACGGGCCAGGACGGCGCCACAGCGGCGGGGGCCTCGGTGGAGGTGGGGGCCATGGTGGTGGCACCCAACGGCAGTGTGGGTGACAAGACCCAGGTGCTGAAGCAGGGGGGCCCCAGCGCTGGCGAGGACGAGGGGCCGAAGGGACAGGAAACCAACGAGGTGTATGTGGAGGCCGCTGCCATCGACTGTCATCAGGACGGACCAACCCCGCCTCAGTACACAG AAGCCAACAGCAGCCAAACAGGATCTTCCACCCTCCAGGAGGAGGTGCCAGACTCTCAGAACCTCATCTGGAGGGTCCTGCTGGGCGAGCGCATTGGTCCGGACGAGCTGCTCATCAACATTTCCACCAATCAGCTCCTGACGGACGGCGAGGGGGTGTTTCTGTCCGAAGTGGGTCCTCTAGACATGGAGTACGTCAACCTGGAGAGCGGGCGACGCTTCCCCTTCAACAGGACCGTGGGGGAGTTCAGTCTGGGCCGCCGGCGCAACGACACCGGGGACTTTTTCTTCCAGAACAGGACGGTTCTCACGGTCCTGAGGAGTGGGAATCGCACCAACCGAACCAG GGGGAATCAGAAGTTCCTGCAGAAGAACTTCAAGCTGAGCGCGGCAGACATGTACCGCTGGAAACTGTCTGCTCAAGAGCCTTGCAGCATGACCTGTTCCATAG GGGTTTCTAAGTCCCTGGCTATGTGTGTACGCTACGATGGTGTGGAGGTAGACGACATGTACTGTGATGCCCTGACCAGACCTGAACCTGTCCATGACTTCTGCATCGGGAGGGAATGCCAGCCCAG GTGGGAGGCCAGCAGCTGGAGTGAGTGCTCCCGGACCTGTGGTGAGGGCTTCCAGTTCAGGCTGGTGCGCTGCTGGAAGATGCTCTCCCCTGGCCTGGACAGCTCTGTGTACAGTGACCTCTGCACGCTGGCTGAACTGGAGCGCCCCCCGGAGCGCAGGCCCTGCAAGAGCCCCACCTGCGGACCACAGTGGGAGGTGGCCGAGTGGACGGAG TGTCCGGCTAAGTGTGGCCTCAGGGGGGTGGTCGCGCGGGAAGTCAGGTGTTCAGATGACACGAAGCCATGTGACTCCATAACCCGCCCCCCCAACGCCAAAAACTGCACGGGTCCGCCATGTGAACGCCAGTGGACCGTGTCTGAATGGGGACCT TGCTCGGGGTCGTGCGGCCAGGGGAAGATGGTTCGCCACGTGTACTGTAAGACCCCAGAGGGACGGGTGGTCCCTGAGTCCCAGTGCTCCCCGGAAAACAAGCCCCTCGCCATCCACCCCTGTGGGGACAAGGACTGTGCCCCCCACTGGCTCAACCAGGactgggagagg TGCAACACCACATGCGGCCGCGGGGTGAAGCAGAGGATCGTGCTGTGCGCCGGCATCTCCGGCGGAAAGTTCAAGACCTTCGACGAGGAGGAGTGCGGTGCCAGTGAAAGACCCGAGGAGGAGAACACCTGTTTCGAGAGGCCGTGTTTCAAGTGGTACACCACACCCTGGTCCGAG TGCACCAAAACCTGCGGGGTGGGCGTCAGGATGAGGGACGTGAAGTGCTACGAGGGCCGGGAGATCGTCCGAGGGTGCGATCCCCTCACCAAGCCGGTGGCCAAACAAACCTGCGCCCTGCAGCCCTGTCCCACTGAGCCCCCAG ATGAGAGCTGTCAGGACCGTCCCACCACGAACTGCTCCCTGGCCCTGAAGGTGAACCTGTGTAGCCACTGGTACTACAGCAAGGCCTGCTGCTACTCCTGCAGGGCCCAGCGCTCCTCCTAG